GTCCATTTGCTAGGCTGTGCACCCTACCTTGGGGCCCTGTGACTCTGGGAGAAGAAGTGCCTTTTTCTATTCCACCCAAGCCTCAGAGCTCCTCCTATTGTCTTCTGAGAGGCTTTCCTctcagaggaagggagagtggccccaggccaggctgggcccaggTAAAATGACATGAGGAAGGCACATTTTTCAAGCAGCTTGGAATCCTCCCCGCTTTCTTCAGATGGATGTGTgaaggtgggagggcagggcagccTACAGGAACACACATTACAACAGAACATCACTTCAGAGTTCGAAGTCCCTTAACAGTTTTCTAGTCCAACTCTTTATACTTTCAGGCCATAAAACTGAAGGGTGTTCCTTGCCCTCGGCTTTCACCTGGTTAGGGAAGAGCTTTAaaacctctctcctctttccagtCTCAACTGTTTCCCCTCTGAAGCCTCCCAGGTAAGCCTGAGCTTTCTCCCTTACAGCCTGGGAGCCCCGACTCCAGGAGCCAGCCCGTCAACCTGAACCATTATGCCACCAAGAAGAGCGTGGCAGAGAGCATGCTGGACGCGGCTCTGTTCATGACCAACGCCACGCGGCTGAAAGCGGTGCTGGAGCAGGGGCCCTCCTCTAATTACTACAGCACCCTCGTCACTCTCATCAGCATCTCTCTGCTCCTGCAAGTGGTCATCGGAATCCTCCTCGTGGTCATTGGTGAGGAAACCAGGCCTGGAATTGGCCTCAGTTGCCCCCTAGTGGGAAGAAAAGCCCGAGTACCTCCGTGTACTACCCTGCATTTGCACCCGCCAACATCTCAACCATACGCTGACTGACCTGCGTCAGCCCCCTGCACCCACGAGTGTCCAGTAACAACTCCCACACAGTCCTACCTCCTTGTATCCCACAGAGCGGCCTCTCCCCAGCACCTCACTAACCTGCAGCAGAGTTCCGTAGAGCCTTTTGTGTGAGCCGCATCCCACTCTTAGAACAGTCAGTATAAGTTCCCCAGTCCCAGTTCTAGCAAGCATCACGTGGATGACCCAGGCACCGGTCAGCGAGGGACACGGCCTCTCAGCACAGCGACTCTACGTGGATCCCTGAGCTAGGCTTCCTCTAAACTCTAGTGGCTGTTGGGAGGGCAGCTCCAGGCTGTGGCCCCTGCCCTGACTCTTAGCTTTGTTGGGGAGGTGGGAGAATcacccccccccgcccgcccactttccttaaggttcttacgGCTGGTCAAATAGtcaaagaggcaggttagcaggagaaaatcaaaccaaGTTTAaaagcatgtatacatgggagaaacccaggagaaactgagtaactcggcCATCTGGCCCaggctgcctgtttaaatatcttcagctacagacaaggaggacgttGTCTGGGGGGatagtgatttggggcttcaaagggaaggaagacagtttacatagagatggaatgcaAGTTTTGTTAAACAGGTCTTTCTGGGCCCCaaaaatgggtttgttggtgtccttttatcacacctattttacgtCATACTCTAGCTATCATGgtatgagctccttcctggaacgggccttctatgttaaattcttttaggcagtttgggaGGGGGAAGGTCggatgctcttcctgagtcttccgagcctttattttcttcagctcgaaataattcgcataccagagtggcgcatcttggggcagcctgccctgaaccccgtcacctcccactccccacttctccacagcacggctgaatCTCAATGAGGTAGAAAAGCAATGGCGACTAAACCAGCTCAACAATGCTGCCACCACCTTGATCTTCATCACTGTTGTCATCAACGTCTTCATTACAGCCTTCGGGGCACATAAGACAGGGTTCCTGGCTTCCAGGACCTCAAGGAATCCTCTGTGAACACAGCCTGGGACCCAGGTGAGGGAGGATGGGAGATCCCCAGGTCCAAGGGCTCCCAGGtgcctcttctcccacctctaGGGGCTTGGGGAAAGAGAGATCCTTGCCAAGCAAAAATGGAAGGAGG
This DNA window, taken from Equus przewalskii isolate Varuska chromosome 5, EquPr2, whole genome shotgun sequence, encodes the following:
- the NINJ2 gene encoding ninjurin-2 isoform X2, which produces MESEREIINLQPGSPDSRSQPVNLNHYATKKSVAESMLDAALFMTNATRLKAVLEQGPSSNYYSTLVTLISISLLLQVVIGILLVVIARLNLNEVEKQWRLNQLNNAATTLIFITVVINVFITAFGAHKTGFLASRTSRNPL
- the NINJ2 gene encoding ninjurin-2 isoform X1 — translated: MVLPSGLWESELERDSTLGANTARKAGRLSPEPGSPDSRSQPVNLNHYATKKSVAESMLDAALFMTNATRLKAVLEQGPSSNYYSTLVTLISISLLLQVVIGILLVVIARLNLNEVEKQWRLNQLNNAATTLIFITVVINVFITAFGAHKTGFLASRTSRNPL
- the NINJ2 gene encoding ninjurin-2 isoform X3, whose translation is MLDAALFMTNATRLKAVLEQGPSSNYYSTLVTLISISLLLQVVIGILLVVIARLNLNEVEKQWRLNQLNNAATTLIFITVVINVFITAFGAHKTGFLASRTSRNPL